In a genomic window of Amycolatopsis japonica:
- the argF gene encoding ornithine carbamoyltransferase has product MLRNFLRDDDLSPAEQAEILDLADQLKAEPLSSRALEGKSVAAIFEKNSTRTRFSFEVGIAQLGGNPVIVDGRSMQLGREETIEDTSRVLSRYLDAIVWRTFAQKRIDAMASAASIPVVNALTDEFHPCQVLTDLMTIRERKGKLAGLTLVYLGDGANNMAHSLLLGGTTAGMHVRVVSPEGFQPDQQVMLDAKHRSTETGGSTTVFTDPYAAVEGADVVVTDTWTSMGQENDGLDRVGPFRELQVNSALMRRAADEAIVLHCLPAHRGWEITDEVIDGPASAVWDEAENRLHAQKALLVWLMDEKRR; this is encoded by the coding sequence ATGCTCCGCAACTTCCTCCGTGACGACGATCTCAGCCCGGCCGAACAGGCCGAGATCCTGGACCTCGCCGACCAGCTGAAGGCCGAGCCCCTGAGCTCCCGCGCGCTGGAGGGCAAGTCCGTCGCGGCGATCTTCGAGAAGAACTCCACCCGGACCCGGTTCTCCTTCGAGGTGGGCATCGCCCAGCTCGGCGGTAATCCGGTCATCGTCGACGGCCGCTCGATGCAGCTCGGCCGCGAAGAGACCATCGAAGACACCTCGCGCGTGCTTTCGCGGTACCTCGACGCGATCGTCTGGCGGACCTTCGCCCAGAAGCGCATCGACGCGATGGCCTCGGCGGCGAGCATCCCGGTGGTCAACGCGCTCACCGACGAGTTCCACCCGTGCCAGGTGCTCACCGACCTGATGACCATCCGCGAGCGCAAGGGCAAGCTCGCCGGGCTCACCCTGGTGTACCTCGGCGACGGCGCCAACAACATGGCGCATTCGCTGCTGCTGGGCGGGACCACGGCCGGGATGCACGTGCGCGTCGTCTCGCCGGAGGGTTTCCAGCCGGACCAGCAGGTCATGCTCGACGCCAAGCACCGGTCGACCGAGACCGGCGGCAGCACCACGGTCTTCACCGATCCGTACGCCGCGGTCGAAGGCGCGGACGTCGTCGTCACCGACACCTGGACCTCCATGGGCCAGGAGAACGACGGTCTCGACCGCGTCGGCCCGTTCCGTGAGCTGCAGGTCAACTCCGCGCTGATGCGCCGCGCCGCGGACGAGGCGATCGTGCTGCACTGCCTGCCCGCGCACCGCGGCTGGGAGATCACCGACGAGGTCATCGACGGGCCGGCCAGTGCGGTCTGGGACGAGGCCGAGAACCGGCTGCACGCGCAGAAGGCGCTGCTGGTGTGGCTCATGGACGAGAAGCGACGATGA
- a CDS encoding arginine repressor encodes MTGSRVTRQARITELVSSMAIRSQTELAKLLAAEGIDVTQATLSRDLDELGAVKLRGADSGAPVYVIPEDGSPVRGVQGGTSRLSRLLAELLVSADSSGNLTVLRTPPGAAQFLASAIDRAALEEVVGSIAGDDTVAVIAREPLSGKDLAERFMALARRSSTVDGGEETEGDA; translated from the coding sequence ATGACCGGCAGCAGGGTCACCCGGCAGGCCCGGATCACCGAACTCGTGTCCTCGATGGCCATCCGCAGCCAGACGGAGCTCGCGAAGCTCCTGGCCGCGGAAGGCATCGACGTCACGCAGGCGACGCTGTCCCGCGACCTCGACGAACTGGGCGCGGTGAAGCTCCGAGGTGCCGATTCCGGCGCACCGGTGTATGTCATTCCGGAGGACGGCAGCCCGGTACGCGGAGTGCAGGGCGGTACTTCCCGGCTTTCGCGGCTGCTCGCCGAACTGCTCGTCTCGGCGGACTCGTCGGGGAACCTGACGGTGCTGCGCACCCCGCCGGGGGCGGCGCAGTTCCTGGCCAGCGCCATCGACAGGGCGGCGCTGGAGGAGGTCGTCGGCTCGATCGCCGGCGACGACACGGTCGCGGTGATCGCGAGGGAACCGTTGTCCGGCAAGGATCTGGCCGAGCGTTTCATGGCGCTGGCCCGACGGTCGTCCACAGTGGACGGCGGTGAGGAGACCGAGGGTGACGCCTGA
- a CDS encoding adenine nucleotide alpha hydrolase family protein, with protein MTPDGFTFPDDEEKLVITFDEGVPVAIDGETVTLLEAFQQLNRRVGAFGLTGREIYEGPGALALVTAHEELRKVSIGRVSGEVRLVLHRGNAVVNSARDERALYDFTTGATFDRSVA; from the coding sequence GTGACGCCTGACGGGTTCACGTTCCCGGACGACGAGGAGAAGCTGGTCATCACCTTCGACGAAGGTGTACCGGTGGCCATCGACGGGGAGACCGTGACCCTGCTGGAGGCCTTCCAGCAGCTGAACCGCCGTGTCGGCGCCTTCGGGCTCACAGGACGCGAGATCTACGAGGGGCCCGGCGCGCTCGCGCTGGTCACCGCGCACGAGGAACTGCGAAAGGTCAGCATCGGGCGGGTGTCCGGTGAGGTCCGGCTGGTCCTGCACCGCGGCAACGCGGTCGTGAACTCCGCGCGCGACGAGCGCGCGCTGTACGACTTCACCACAGGCGCTACCTTCGACCGGTCAGTCGCCTGA